One Arvicanthis niloticus isolate mArvNil1 chromosome 3, mArvNil1.pat.X, whole genome shotgun sequence DNA segment encodes these proteins:
- the Hr gene encoding lysine-specific demethylase hairless isoform X2 yields the protein MESMPSFLKDTPAWEKTAPVNGIVGQEPGTSPQDGMRHGALCLGEPAPFWRGVLSTPDSWLSPGFLQGPKETLSLVEGEGPRNGERKASWLGSKEGLRWKEAMLAHPLTFCGPACPPRYGPLIPEHSGGHPKSDPVAFRPLHCPFLLETKILERAPFWVPTCLPPYLMSSLPPERPYDWPLAPNPWVYSGSQPKVPSAFSLGSKGFYHKDPNILRPAKEPLAASESGMLGLAPSGHLQQACEADGPSLHQRDGETGAGRQQNLCPVFLGYPDTVPRTPWPSCPPGLVHTLGNIWAGPGSNSLGYQLGPPVTPRCPSPGPPTPPGGCCSSHLPAREGDVGPCRKCQDSPEGGSSGPGESSEERNKAGSRACPPSHHTKLKKTWLTRHSEQFECPGGCPGKEESPVTGLRALKRAGSPEIQGAARGPAPKRPFPGTGRQGVRARQETPETSTGSKAESEQQEEQRGPRDGRIRLQESRLEDTPCHHHLAGVTRCQSCVQAAGEVGVLTGHSQKSHRMPMEEKQLKEEDSSAPSEEGGDPGTEASINKGLAKHLLSGLGDRLCRLLRKEREALAWAQRDGQGPAMTEDSPGIPYCCSRCHHGLFNTHWRCSRCSHRLCVACGRIAGAGKNREKTGSQEQHTDDCAQEAGHAACSLILTQFVSSQALAELTTVMHQVWAKFDIRGHCFCQVDARVWAPGDGGQQKEPTEKTPPAPQPSCNGDSNRTKDIKEETPDSTESPAEDRAGRSPLPCPSLCELLASTAVKLCLGHERIHMAFAPVTPALPSDDRITNILDSIIAQVVERKIQEKALGPGLRAGSGLRKGLSLPLSPVRTRLSPPGALLWLQEPRPKHGFHLFQEHWRQGQPVLVSGIQKTLRLSLWGMEALGTLGGQVQTLTALGPPQPTSLDSTAFWEGFSHPETRPKLDEGSVLLLHRTLGDKDASRVENLASSLPLPEYCAHQGKLNLASYLPLGLTLHPLEPQLWAAYGVNSHRGHLGTKNLCVEVSDLISILVHAEAQLPPWYRAQKDFLSGLDGEGLWSPGSQTSTVWHVFRAQDAQRIRRFLQMVCPAGAGTLEPGAPGSCYLDAGLRRRLREEWGVSCWTLLQAPGEAVLVPAGAPHQVQGLVSTISVTQHFLSPETSALSAQLCHQGANLPPDHRMLYAQMDRAVFQAVKAAVGTLQETK from the exons ATGGAGAGTATGCCCAGCTTCCTGAAGGACACCCCAGCCTGGGAGAAGACAGCCCCTGTGAACGGCATTGTGGGACAGGAGCCTGGTACCTCACCACAGGATGGCATGCGCCATGGGGCACTGTGCCTAGGAGAACCTGCTCCCTTTTGGAGGGGTGTTCTGAGCACCCCAGACTCCTGGCTCTCTCCTGGCTTCCTCCAAGGCCCCAAGGAGACACTCTCACTGGTGGAGGGTGAGGGTCCTCGGAATGGGGAGAGGAAGGCCAGCTGGCTGGGCAGCAAGGAAGGACTGCGCTGGAAGGAAGCGATGCTGGCCCACCCACTGACCTTCTGTGGGCCAGCATGCCCACCTCGCTATGGTCCCCTGATACCTGAGCATAGTGGTGGCCATCCCAAGAGTGACCCTGTGGCCTTTCGGCCCTTGCACTGCCCTTTCCTGCTGGAGACCAAGATTCTAGAGCGAGCTCCCTTCTGGGTTCCTACCTGCTTGCCTCCCTACCTGATGTCCAGCCTGCCCCCAGAGCGTCCATATGACTGGCCGTTGGCCCCAAACCCCTGGGTATACTCTGGGAGCCAGCCAAAAGTGCCCTCTGCCTTCAGCTTAGGCAGCAAG GGCTTTTACCACAAGGATCCGAACATCCTCAGGCCAGCAAAGGAGCCCTTGGCAGCATCAGAGTCTGGCATGTTGGGCTTAGCCCCTAGTGGGCATCTCCAGCAAGCCTGTGAGGCAGACGGCCCCTCACTTCACCAGAGGGATGGGGAGACAGGAGCTGGCAGGCAACAGAATCTTTGCCCAGTTTTCTTGGGGTACCCAGACACTGTTCCTCGGACCCCCTGGCCTTCTTGTCCCCCAGGCCTGGTTCACACTCTTGGCAATATTTGGGCTGGGCCGGGAAGTAATAGCCTTGGCTACCAGCTAGGTCCACCAGTCACACCAAGGTGCCCATCTCCAGGGCCTCCTACCCCTCCTGGGGGTTGTTGTTCATCCCATCTGCCTGCCAGAGAAGGGGATGTTGGCCCTTGTAGGAAGTGCCAGGATAGCCCAGAGGGAGGTAGCAGTGGGCCAGGGGAATCTAGTGAAGAAAGGAACAAAGCTGGTTCCAGGGCCTGTCCCCCAAGCCATCACACCAAGCTGAAGAAGACCTGGCTCACACGCCACTCGGAACAGTTTGAGTGCCCAGGTGGCTGTCCTGGGAAGGAAGAGAGCCCAGTCACTGGGCTCCGGGCACTCAAGAGGGCAGGCAGTCCAGAGATCCAGGGAGCAGCAAGGGGCCCAGCTCCCAAACGCCCATTCCCAGGCACTGGGAGGCAGGGGGTCAGGGCTCGGCAGGAGACACCAGAGACATCCACAGGAAGCAAGGCGGAGTCAGAACAACAAGAGGAACAGCGAG GGCCCCGAGATGGCAGAATTAGGCTCCAGGAATCCAGACTTGAGGATACACCCTGCCATCATCACTTAGCAGGTGTCACTCGGTGCCAAAGCTGTGTCCAGGCAGCTGGAGAGGTAGGGGTACTGACCGGCCACTCCCAGAAGTCACATAG GATGCCCATGGAAGAGAAGCAGTTGAAAGAGGAGGATTCCTCTGCCCCTTCCGAGGAAGGAGGAGACCCTGGCACAGAAGCTTCGATCAACAAGGGCCTGGCCAAGCACCTGCTGAGTGGTTTGGGTGACCGACTCTGCCGCCTGCTGCGGAAGGAGCGGGAGGCACTTGCCTGGGCACAGCGTGATG GCCAGGGGCCAGCCATGACAGAGGACAGCCCAGGCATTCCATACTGCTGCAGCCGTTGCCACCACGGACTCTTCAACACCCACTGGAGATGTTCCCGCTGTAGCCACCGGCTGTGTGTAGCCTGTGGTCGCATAGCCGGAGCTGGGAAGAATAGGGAGAAAACAG GCTCTCAGGAACAGCACACAGATGACTGTGCCCAGGAGGCTGGGCATGCTGCCTGTTCCCTGATTCTGACCCAGTTTGTCTCCAGCCAGG CGCTGGCAGAACTGACCACGGTGATGCACCAAGTCTGGGCCAAGTTTGACATTCGGGGACACTGTTTCTGCCAAGTTGATGCCCGTGTGTGGGCCCCTGGGGATGGGGGTCAGCAG AAGGAACCAACAGAGAAAACTCCCCCAGCTCCACAACCTTCCTGCAATGGAGATTCCAATCGGACCAAGGACATCAAAGAAG AGACCCCAGACTCCACTGAGAGCCCAGCAGAAGACCGTGCTGGCCGGTCACCCCTTCCTTGTCCCTCTCTCTGTGAGCTGCTAGCCTCTACTGCTGTCAAACTCTGCCTGGGGCATGAGCGGATTCACATGGCCTTTGCCCCAGTCACcccagctctgcccagt GATGACCGAATTACCAATATCCTGGACAGCATTATTGCGCAGGTAGTAGAACGGAAGATACAAGAGAAAGCCCTGGGGCCAGGCCTGCGAGCAGGGTCAGGGTTACGCAAGGGCCTGAGCCTGCCACTGTCACCAGTTCGAACCCGCCTGTCGCCTCCTGGAGCTTTGCTGTGGCTGCAGGAGCCCAGACCTAAGCATGGCTTTCACCTCTTCCAGGAACACTGGCGGCAGGGCCAG CCTGTGTTAGTGTCAGGCATCCAGAAGACATTGAGACTTAGCCTGTGGGGAATGGAAGCCCTTGGGACACTTGGTGGCCAGGTGCAGACGCTGACTGCCCTTGGGCCTCCGCAGCCCACAAGCCTGGACAGCACAGCATTCTGGGAGGGATTTTCTCATCCTGAGA CACGTCCAAAGTTAGATGAAGGCTCTGTCCTACTGCTACACCGAACCCTGGGGGATAAGGACGCTAGCAG GGTGGAGAACCTTGCCTCCAGCCTTCCACTCCCAGAATACTGTGCCCACCAAGGGAAACTCAACCTAGCGTCCTACCTCCCCCTGGGCCTCACACTGCATCCACTGGAGCCCCAGCTCTGGGCAGCCTATG GTGTGAACTCACACCGTGGACACCTGGGGACCAAGAACCTATGTGTGGAGGTGTCTGACCTAATCAGTATCCTGGTGCACGCTGAGGCACAGCTGCCTCCCTGGTACCGAGCGCAGAAAG ATTTCCTCTCGGGCCTGGATGGGGAGGGGCTCTGGTCTCCAGGTAGCCAGACCAGCACTGTGTGGCATGTGTTCCGAGCCCAGGATGCCCAGCGCATCCGTCGCTTTCTCCAGATG
- the Hr gene encoding lysine-specific demethylase hairless isoform X1: protein MLQDPPGEPHEGRRVMESMPSFLKDTPAWEKTAPVNGIVGQEPGTSPQDGMRHGALCLGEPAPFWRGVLSTPDSWLSPGFLQGPKETLSLVEGEGPRNGERKASWLGSKEGLRWKEAMLAHPLTFCGPACPPRYGPLIPEHSGGHPKSDPVAFRPLHCPFLLETKILERAPFWVPTCLPPYLMSSLPPERPYDWPLAPNPWVYSGSQPKVPSAFSLGSKGFYHKDPNILRPAKEPLAASESGMLGLAPSGHLQQACEADGPSLHQRDGETGAGRQQNLCPVFLGYPDTVPRTPWPSCPPGLVHTLGNIWAGPGSNSLGYQLGPPVTPRCPSPGPPTPPGGCCSSHLPAREGDVGPCRKCQDSPEGGSSGPGESSEERNKAGSRACPPSHHTKLKKTWLTRHSEQFECPGGCPGKEESPVTGLRALKRAGSPEIQGAARGPAPKRPFPGTGRQGVRARQETPETSTGSKAESEQQEEQRGPRDGRIRLQESRLEDTPCHHHLAGVTRCQSCVQAAGEVGVLTGHSQKSHRMPMEEKQLKEEDSSAPSEEGGDPGTEASINKGLAKHLLSGLGDRLCRLLRKEREALAWAQRDGQGPAMTEDSPGIPYCCSRCHHGLFNTHWRCSRCSHRLCVACGRIAGAGKNREKTGSQEQHTDDCAQEAGHAACSLILTQFVSSQALAELTTVMHQVWAKFDIRGHCFCQVDARVWAPGDGGQQKEPTEKTPPAPQPSCNGDSNRTKDIKEETPDSTESPAEDRAGRSPLPCPSLCELLASTAVKLCLGHERIHMAFAPVTPALPSDDRITNILDSIIAQVVERKIQEKALGPGLRAGSGLRKGLSLPLSPVRTRLSPPGALLWLQEPRPKHGFHLFQEHWRQGQPVLVSGIQKTLRLSLWGMEALGTLGGQVQTLTALGPPQPTSLDSTAFWEGFSHPETRPKLDEGSVLLLHRTLGDKDASRVENLASSLPLPEYCAHQGKLNLASYLPLGLTLHPLEPQLWAAYGVNSHRGHLGTKNLCVEVSDLISILVHAEAQLPPWYRAQKDFLSGLDGEGLWSPGSQTSTVWHVFRAQDAQRIRRFLQMVCPAGAGTLEPGAPGSCYLDAGLRRRLREEWGVSCWTLLQAPGEAVLVPAGAPHQVQGLVSTISVTQHFLSPETSALSAQLCHQGANLPPDHRMLYAQMDRAVFQAVKAAVGTLQETK, encoded by the exons ATGCTCCAGGACCCCCCTGGAGAGCCCCATGAGGGCAGGAGAGTGATGGAGAGTATGCCCAGCTTCCTGAAGGACACCCCAGCCTGGGAGAAGACAGCCCCTGTGAACGGCATTGTGGGACAGGAGCCTGGTACCTCACCACAGGATGGCATGCGCCATGGGGCACTGTGCCTAGGAGAACCTGCTCCCTTTTGGAGGGGTGTTCTGAGCACCCCAGACTCCTGGCTCTCTCCTGGCTTCCTCCAAGGCCCCAAGGAGACACTCTCACTGGTGGAGGGTGAGGGTCCTCGGAATGGGGAGAGGAAGGCCAGCTGGCTGGGCAGCAAGGAAGGACTGCGCTGGAAGGAAGCGATGCTGGCCCACCCACTGACCTTCTGTGGGCCAGCATGCCCACCTCGCTATGGTCCCCTGATACCTGAGCATAGTGGTGGCCATCCCAAGAGTGACCCTGTGGCCTTTCGGCCCTTGCACTGCCCTTTCCTGCTGGAGACCAAGATTCTAGAGCGAGCTCCCTTCTGGGTTCCTACCTGCTTGCCTCCCTACCTGATGTCCAGCCTGCCCCCAGAGCGTCCATATGACTGGCCGTTGGCCCCAAACCCCTGGGTATACTCTGGGAGCCAGCCAAAAGTGCCCTCTGCCTTCAGCTTAGGCAGCAAG GGCTTTTACCACAAGGATCCGAACATCCTCAGGCCAGCAAAGGAGCCCTTGGCAGCATCAGAGTCTGGCATGTTGGGCTTAGCCCCTAGTGGGCATCTCCAGCAAGCCTGTGAGGCAGACGGCCCCTCACTTCACCAGAGGGATGGGGAGACAGGAGCTGGCAGGCAACAGAATCTTTGCCCAGTTTTCTTGGGGTACCCAGACACTGTTCCTCGGACCCCCTGGCCTTCTTGTCCCCCAGGCCTGGTTCACACTCTTGGCAATATTTGGGCTGGGCCGGGAAGTAATAGCCTTGGCTACCAGCTAGGTCCACCAGTCACACCAAGGTGCCCATCTCCAGGGCCTCCTACCCCTCCTGGGGGTTGTTGTTCATCCCATCTGCCTGCCAGAGAAGGGGATGTTGGCCCTTGTAGGAAGTGCCAGGATAGCCCAGAGGGAGGTAGCAGTGGGCCAGGGGAATCTAGTGAAGAAAGGAACAAAGCTGGTTCCAGGGCCTGTCCCCCAAGCCATCACACCAAGCTGAAGAAGACCTGGCTCACACGCCACTCGGAACAGTTTGAGTGCCCAGGTGGCTGTCCTGGGAAGGAAGAGAGCCCAGTCACTGGGCTCCGGGCACTCAAGAGGGCAGGCAGTCCAGAGATCCAGGGAGCAGCAAGGGGCCCAGCTCCCAAACGCCCATTCCCAGGCACTGGGAGGCAGGGGGTCAGGGCTCGGCAGGAGACACCAGAGACATCCACAGGAAGCAAGGCGGAGTCAGAACAACAAGAGGAACAGCGAG GGCCCCGAGATGGCAGAATTAGGCTCCAGGAATCCAGACTTGAGGATACACCCTGCCATCATCACTTAGCAGGTGTCACTCGGTGCCAAAGCTGTGTCCAGGCAGCTGGAGAGGTAGGGGTACTGACCGGCCACTCCCAGAAGTCACATAG GATGCCCATGGAAGAGAAGCAGTTGAAAGAGGAGGATTCCTCTGCCCCTTCCGAGGAAGGAGGAGACCCTGGCACAGAAGCTTCGATCAACAAGGGCCTGGCCAAGCACCTGCTGAGTGGTTTGGGTGACCGACTCTGCCGCCTGCTGCGGAAGGAGCGGGAGGCACTTGCCTGGGCACAGCGTGATG GCCAGGGGCCAGCCATGACAGAGGACAGCCCAGGCATTCCATACTGCTGCAGCCGTTGCCACCACGGACTCTTCAACACCCACTGGAGATGTTCCCGCTGTAGCCACCGGCTGTGTGTAGCCTGTGGTCGCATAGCCGGAGCTGGGAAGAATAGGGAGAAAACAG GCTCTCAGGAACAGCACACAGATGACTGTGCCCAGGAGGCTGGGCATGCTGCCTGTTCCCTGATTCTGACCCAGTTTGTCTCCAGCCAGG CGCTGGCAGAACTGACCACGGTGATGCACCAAGTCTGGGCCAAGTTTGACATTCGGGGACACTGTTTCTGCCAAGTTGATGCCCGTGTGTGGGCCCCTGGGGATGGGGGTCAGCAG AAGGAACCAACAGAGAAAACTCCCCCAGCTCCACAACCTTCCTGCAATGGAGATTCCAATCGGACCAAGGACATCAAAGAAG AGACCCCAGACTCCACTGAGAGCCCAGCAGAAGACCGTGCTGGCCGGTCACCCCTTCCTTGTCCCTCTCTCTGTGAGCTGCTAGCCTCTACTGCTGTCAAACTCTGCCTGGGGCATGAGCGGATTCACATGGCCTTTGCCCCAGTCACcccagctctgcccagt GATGACCGAATTACCAATATCCTGGACAGCATTATTGCGCAGGTAGTAGAACGGAAGATACAAGAGAAAGCCCTGGGGCCAGGCCTGCGAGCAGGGTCAGGGTTACGCAAGGGCCTGAGCCTGCCACTGTCACCAGTTCGAACCCGCCTGTCGCCTCCTGGAGCTTTGCTGTGGCTGCAGGAGCCCAGACCTAAGCATGGCTTTCACCTCTTCCAGGAACACTGGCGGCAGGGCCAG CCTGTGTTAGTGTCAGGCATCCAGAAGACATTGAGACTTAGCCTGTGGGGAATGGAAGCCCTTGGGACACTTGGTGGCCAGGTGCAGACGCTGACTGCCCTTGGGCCTCCGCAGCCCACAAGCCTGGACAGCACAGCATTCTGGGAGGGATTTTCTCATCCTGAGA CACGTCCAAAGTTAGATGAAGGCTCTGTCCTACTGCTACACCGAACCCTGGGGGATAAGGACGCTAGCAG GGTGGAGAACCTTGCCTCCAGCCTTCCACTCCCAGAATACTGTGCCCACCAAGGGAAACTCAACCTAGCGTCCTACCTCCCCCTGGGCCTCACACTGCATCCACTGGAGCCCCAGCTCTGGGCAGCCTATG GTGTGAACTCACACCGTGGACACCTGGGGACCAAGAACCTATGTGTGGAGGTGTCTGACCTAATCAGTATCCTGGTGCACGCTGAGGCACAGCTGCCTCCCTGGTACCGAGCGCAGAAAG ATTTCCTCTCGGGCCTGGATGGGGAGGGGCTCTGGTCTCCAGGTAGCCAGACCAGCACTGTGTGGCATGTGTTCCGAGCCCAGGATGCCCAGCGCATCCGTCGCTTTCTCCAGATG
- the Hrurf gene encoding protein HRURF isoform X2 yields the protein MAQPTASAQKLVRPIRAVCRILQIPESDPSNLRP from the coding sequence ATGGCGCAACCCACAGCCTCGGCCCAGAAGCTGGTGCGGCCCATCCGCGCCGTGTGCCGCATCCTGCAAATCCCGGAGTCCGACCCCTCCAACCTGCGGCCCTAG
- the Hrurf gene encoding protein HRURF isoform X1, whose protein sequence is MSGCWRRKPAEQLPHSQLRVWRWRSEVLLRSPLRSPSISRATRCCALAGALLLAHRIGPSLPGTTPFPCPSAFPPTQPSPTRGARSPRPGSFSPSGDTRSLAPARPSPKRSTESRRPMAQPTASAQKLVRPIRAVCRILQIPESDPSNLRP, encoded by the exons ATGTCAG GGTGCTGGAGGAGGAAACCGGCAGAGCAGCTTCCCCACTCTCAGTTGCGCGTCTGGCGATGGCGATCAGAGGTCCTGCTGCGCTCTCCGCTGCGCTCTCCCTCCATTAGCCGCGCTACGCGGTGCTGCGCCCTCGCTGGTGCCTTGCTCCTGGCTCATAGGATCGGCCCCTCACTTCCAGGCACGacccccttcccctgcccctcgGCCTTCCCCCCCACTCAGCCATCTCCGACCCGGGGCGCGCGTTCCCCCCGGCCCGGCTCCTTCTCTCCCTCCGGGGACACCCGCTCCCTAGCCCCGGCTCGACCCTCCCCAAAGCGCAGCACGGAGTCTCGGCGTCCCATGGCGCAACCCACAGCCTCGGCCCAGAAGCTGGTGCGGCCCATCCGCGCCGTGTGCCGCATCCTGCAAATCCCGGAGTCCGACCCCTCCAACCTGCGGCCCTAG
- the Reep4 gene encoding receptor expression-enhancing protein 4, whose amino-acid sequence MVSWMICRLVVLIFGMLYPAYASYKAVKSKNIREYVRWMMYWIVFAIFMAAETFTDIFISWFPFYYEIKMAFVLWLLSPYTKGASLLYRKFVHPSLSRHEKEIDACIVQAKERSYETMLSFGKRSLNIAASAAVQAATKSQGALAGRLRSFSMQDLRSIPDTPAPTYQDPLYLEDQVPRRRPPIGYRSGGLQDSDTEDECWSDNEIAPQPPVRPREKPLSRSQSLRVVKRKPLTREGTSRSLKVRTRKKAMPSDMDS is encoded by the exons ATGGTGTCCTGGATGATCTGTCGCCTGGTGGT GCTCATATTTGGCATGCTGTATCCTGCGTATGCTTCCTACAAGGCTGTGAAGAGCAAGAACATTCGAGAATAT GTCCGGTGGATGATGTACTGGATTGTGTTTGCAATCTTCATGGCGGCAGAAACCTTCACGGACATCTTCATTTCCTG GTTCCCGTTTTATTATGAGATCAAGATGGCTTTCGTGCTGTGGCTGCTCTCACCTTACACCAAGGGAGCCAGCCTGCTCTACCGAAAGTTTGTCCACCCATCCCTATCCCGCCATGAGAAG GAAATCGATGCGTGCATTGTGCAAGCAAAGGAACGCAGCTACGAGACCATGCTCAGTTTCGGGAAGCGGAGCCTCAACATTGCTGCCTCAGCCGCTGTGCAGGCTGCTACCAAG AGTCAAGGTGCGCTGGCTGGAAGGCTTCGGAGCTTCTCTATGCAGGACCTGCGGTCTATCCCTGACACCCCTGCCCCCACCTACCAAGACCCCCTCTACCTGGAAGACCAGGTACCCCGACGCAGACCCCCCATTG GATACCGTTCAGGCGGCCTGCAGGACAGTGACACAGAGGATGAATGTTGGTCAGACAATGAGATAGCCCCCCAACCACCTGTTCGGCCTCGAGAGAAGCCTCTGAGCCGCAGCCAGAGCCTTCGGGTGGTCAAGAGGAAGCCTTTGACTCGAGAG GGTACCTCGCGCTCCCTGAAAGTCCGAACACGGAAAAAGGCCATGCCCTCAGACATGGATAGCTAG